Proteins encoded by one window of Salmonirosea aquatica:
- a CDS encoding DUF423 domain-containing protein, with the protein MKFMLQAGAILGALAVAIGAFGAHALKASLEASGRADTFETAVKYQFYHALALVLVGLLLGRAEAGDPSLGAVRWLNWSGYAFAAGVLIFSGSLYAICFTGITKFGAVAPIGGLLMIAGWVLLFLAAGKLG; encoded by the coding sequence ATGAAATTCATGTTACAAGCCGGGGCTATTCTGGGTGCCCTAGCCGTAGCCATAGGTGCCTTTGGCGCACATGCCTTAAAAGCCTCCCTGGAAGCATCAGGTAGGGCCGATACCTTCGAAACCGCAGTCAAGTACCAGTTTTACCACGCGCTGGCGTTGGTATTGGTTGGCTTGCTACTAGGCCGGGCCGAGGCGGGCGATCCGTCGCTCGGAGCCGTCAGATGGCTCAACTGGTCGGGTTACGCTTTTGCCGCAGGAGTACTGATCTTTTCCGGATCGCTATACGCCATTTGTTTTACCGGCATTACCAAATTCGGCGCTGTGGCACCCATCGGGGGCTTGCTGATGATTGCAGGCTGGGTATTGCTGTTCCTGGCGGCTGGGAAGCTAGGGTAG
- the mrdA gene encoding penicillin-binding protein 2, whose translation MLDNRRFVISAFFGIIGFAYLFRLFYLQVLDDSYSIESSSNSIKRVMEVPFRGQIYDRNGKLMVFNTPVYDLLVTPYKAKVQDTLTFCNLLGIQRTTFDSLMKAAASYSRMKPSMFLRQLSREDFARIQDIMVDYPGFEFSKSSMRTYLAPTMANSLGYVSEITKGQLEKQEGFYYQQGDYVGQSGLEIFYEEQLRGQRGVKFVMQNVNGVAKGSWKDGALDTMAVAGQNLYTGIDFDLQQYADSLMVNKVGSVVAIEPSTGQILAIVSAPSYDPRKLASRHFSDNYRELAKNPYKPLFNRPVMASYRPGSTFKVIQALTGLQTGAISPSTAFSHAGVPMKCHGGGHGNSVPQAVQHSCNPYFYRVFQSILYHNDLSNTYEASRAGLKVWHDQVEKFGIGTRLGVDLPSEYKGSLPDVEYYDKVYGEKRWKFSNVYSLSIGEGELLITPLKMANVAAIVANRGYYYTPHIVSGIGKKDNPLPEYTVRHETGVDRRHFDTVIPGMIGAVEAGTVMRLAKIADIQIAGKTGTSQNKKGRDHSIFIAFAPADNPKIAIAVFVENGKWGGTAAAPVANLVIERYLKGKTENKALENYVLHENYLPYTVFPAPKKPVIVDTVKKKEILNPLAEKKPTSAPKEKAPATSSGK comes from the coding sequence TCAGTGCTTTTTTTGGAATTATAGGCTTTGCCTACTTGTTCCGGCTCTTTTATCTGCAAGTGCTAGACGACAGTTACTCGATCGAGTCATCGAGCAACTCCATCAAGCGGGTTATGGAGGTACCCTTCCGGGGACAGATCTACGACCGGAACGGCAAGCTGATGGTGTTTAATACGCCTGTATATGACCTGCTGGTGACTCCCTACAAGGCCAAAGTACAGGATACGCTTACCTTTTGCAATCTACTCGGCATCCAACGCACTACCTTCGACAGCTTGATGAAGGCAGCGGCCAGCTACTCCCGGATGAAACCCTCGATGTTTCTGCGGCAGCTTTCGCGAGAGGATTTCGCCCGGATCCAGGACATCATGGTGGACTATCCCGGCTTCGAGTTTTCCAAGAGCTCCATGCGTACCTACCTGGCTCCCACGATGGCCAATTCGTTGGGCTATGTCAGTGAGATTACCAAAGGACAGCTCGAAAAGCAAGAAGGCTTTTATTACCAGCAGGGCGATTATGTGGGCCAAAGCGGCCTGGAAATTTTCTATGAGGAACAGCTCCGGGGGCAGCGCGGCGTTAAATTCGTGATGCAGAATGTAAACGGCGTAGCCAAGGGTTCGTGGAAAGACGGCGCCCTCGATACCATGGCTGTGGCGGGCCAGAACCTCTACACGGGCATCGACTTCGATCTGCAGCAATATGCCGACAGTCTGATGGTCAACAAGGTAGGTAGTGTGGTGGCTATCGAGCCCAGCACCGGGCAGATTCTGGCGATTGTTTCCGCACCCAGCTACGATCCCCGGAAATTGGCCAGCCGCCATTTTTCTGACAACTACCGCGAACTCGCCAAGAATCCCTATAAACCGCTCTTTAACCGCCCGGTAATGGCCAGTTATCGTCCGGGATCTACCTTTAAAGTCATTCAGGCCCTGACGGGGCTCCAGACGGGTGCCATTTCGCCCTCCACGGCATTCAGCCATGCGGGGGTACCTATGAAGTGCCACGGTGGCGGGCATGGCAACAGCGTTCCGCAAGCGGTGCAACACTCCTGCAATCCTTATTTTTACCGGGTATTCCAGAGTATTCTTTACCACAACGATCTGAGCAATACCTACGAGGCATCGCGGGCGGGACTCAAAGTATGGCACGATCAGGTAGAAAAATTCGGCATAGGAACGCGGTTAGGGGTCGATTTGCCCAGCGAATATAAGGGTAGCCTGCCCGATGTTGAGTATTACGACAAAGTGTATGGCGAAAAGCGCTGGAAATTTTCCAATGTTTATTCTCTTTCTATTGGCGAAGGCGAACTTTTGATTACCCCACTGAAAATGGCCAACGTGGCGGCTATTGTCGCCAACCGGGGCTATTATTATACGCCCCACATTGTGAGTGGCATTGGCAAAAAAGACAATCCGCTGCCCGAATATACTGTCCGCCACGAAACAGGCGTCGACCGCCGGCATTTTGATACGGTAATCCCCGGCATGATCGGGGCCGTGGAGGCAGGTACCGTGATGCGGCTGGCTAAAATTGCCGATATCCAGATCGCCGGCAAAACGGGTACCTCCCAAAATAAAAAAGGCCGCGATCATTCGATTTTCATTGCCTTTGCCCCAGCCGACAATCCCAAAATTGCCATTGCCGTTTTTGTAGAAAACGGCAAGTGGGGAGGTACAGCGGCGGCCCCCGTCGCCAACCTGGTAATCGAACGGTACCTGAAAGGAAAAACCGAAAACAAAGCACTGGAAAACTACGTCCTGCACGAAAACTACCTACCTTACACCGTATTTCCAGCGCCTAAGAAGCCTGTCATTGTGGATACGGTCAAGAAAAAGGAAATCCTCAACCCTTTGGCCGAGAAGAAGCCAACATCGGCACCTAAAGAAAAAGCCCCGGCTACCTCATCGGGCAAATAA